In a genomic window of Taylorella equigenitalis ATCC 35865:
- a CDS encoding type III toxin-antitoxin system ToxN/AbiQ family toxin: MKIYNINDEYIKKLASVDTKVSHIKNKRPYVGVVFEIHNFQYFAPLSSKDFRNKKSNDTFHLISESENLGVIHINNMIPVINLNMISEIDINNIKNISYKNLLDNQARILRNETFTNILITKAESLYQSVTKESNINRQDRFYKKLSNDFKNLEEYILKIDISVPTL, encoded by the coding sequence ATGAAAATTTATAACATTAACGACGAATATATAAAAAAGTTAGCTTCGGTAGATACTAAAGTTTCTCATATTAAAAACAAAAGGCCTTATGTTGGAGTAGTTTTTGAGATTCATAATTTTCAATATTTTGCCCCTCTATCTTCAAAGGATTTTAGAAATAAAAAATCAAATGATACTTTTCATTTAATTTCCGAATCTGAAAATTTAGGAGTTATTCATATTAATAATATGATTCCAGTAATTAATCTTAATATGATTTCTGAAATAGATATTAATAACATTAAAAATATTTCTTATAAAAATCTATTAGATAACCAAGCTAGGATACTGAGAAACGAAACTTTTACTAATATCTTAATTACTAAAGCAGAAAGCCTTTACCAATCTGTTACAAAGGAATCAAATATTAATCGTCAAGATAGGTTTTATAAAAAATTATCTAATGATTTTAAAAATCTTGAGGAATACATATTAAAAATTGATATATCCGTCCCTACATTATAA
- a CDS encoding replication protein RepA, with translation MNLNLKNIEQNLGFNNRTLAQISLPHSNINTNYYERTNGLFTLSVFAKPQDGLPYGTYPRLLLAWICTQAVKTQSKDIYLGANQKDFCQKLQLNIEGGSSIALLKEQSEKLFKAIFRVEYNNTKENFSAWKNLVLADTSFQFWQPQKGEWEAHIKLTQEFFDDLISNPVPIDMNVLNALRKSPMAIDAYVWAAYRAYSIYTSGGRPVKIKWCDLQSQFGSGYGEYSEETDKANQEALRNFRKRFLTSLNKIDEIINFSSVIEHDSEFLTIKGGKLVG, from the coding sequence ATGAATCTAAACTTAAAAAACATTGAACAAAATTTAGGGTTTAACAATAGAACCCTTGCTCAAATTTCACTTCCACACTCAAACATTAATACTAACTATTATGAAAGAACTAATGGTTTATTCACATTGTCAGTATTTGCTAAGCCACAAGATGGCTTACCTTATGGAACTTATCCTAGGCTTTTACTAGCTTGGATATGTACACAAGCCGTAAAAACTCAATCCAAAGATATTTATCTTGGTGCTAATCAAAAGGATTTTTGTCAAAAACTTCAATTAAATATAGAAGGGGGAAGTTCAATTGCACTACTTAAAGAACAATCAGAGAAGTTATTTAAAGCTATTTTTAGGGTGGAATATAACAACACTAAAGAAAACTTTAGTGCTTGGAAAAACTTAGTATTAGCGGATACTTCTTTTCAATTTTGGCAACCACAAAAAGGGGAATGGGAAGCTCATATCAAACTTACACAAGAGTTTTTTGATGACTTAATTTCTAATCCAGTACCAATTGACATGAACGTGTTAAATGCACTTCGTAAATCACCCATGGCTATCGACGCTTATGTTTGGGCCGCTTATCGTGCATATTCTATATATACTTCTGGGGGTAGACCAGTAAAAATTAAATGGTGTGACTTACAATCACAATTTGGATCTGGATATGGGGAATATTCAGAGGAAACTGATAAAGCTAATCAAGAGGCACTGCGTAATTTTAGAAAAAGATTTCTAACCTCTCTTAATAAAATTGATGAAATCATTAATTTTAGTTCTGTGATAGAACATGACTCAGAATTTTTAACGATTAAAGGCGGAAAGCTAGTTGGATAA
- a CDS encoding helix-turn-helix domain-containing protein, which produces MNGLNATLGDRVKIARINSKLSQIDLAKKTGLSQGTIAHIENGRNRDTKHLMDLAKALSVRAEWLYYGEGNVKDTWPFRRISQNEYLQLNEVLKEDIEDYVQLKLSKLKK; this is translated from the coding sequence ATGAACGGATTAAACGCTACTCTTGGGGACAGAGTTAAAATCGCCCGAATTAACTCTAAGTTAAGTCAAATTGATCTTGCTAAAAAAACAGGATTATCACAAGGTACGATTGCTCACATTGAAAATGGTAGAAATCGTGATACCAAACACTTAATGGATTTAGCAAAAGCTCTTAGTGTACGAGCAGAATGGCTTTATTATGGAGAAGGCAATGTAAAAGACACATGGCCTTTCAGAAGAATTTCTCAAAATGAATATCTTCAGCTTAATGAAGTTTTAAAAGAAGACATAGAAGATTACGTCCAACTTAAATTATCTAAGTTAAAAAAATAA
- a CDS encoding helix-turn-helix transcriptional regulator, with protein MKTDTFAKAQSLPEVNVVKQLQLLSKEDVAKILSVSTKTINNWIYKGFIPPPDIRSKRLVRWKLNNLEKFLDDPIKWRDTNTNESKLPNL; from the coding sequence ATGAAAACAGATACATTCGCAAAGGCTCAAAGCTTACCAGAAGTAAATGTAGTAAAACAACTTCAACTTCTATCAAAAGAAGATGTAGCAAAGATTCTTAGTGTCTCAACTAAGACAATCAATAATTGGATATATAAGGGATTTATTCCGCCCCCAGATATAAGATCAAAAAGATTAGTTAGATGGAAATTAAATAATCTTGAGAAGTTTTTAGATGATCCGATTAAGTGGCGTGATACTAATACTAATGAATCTAAATTACCAAACCTTTAG
- a CDS encoding tyrosine-type recombinase/integrase — protein MRRLTDFLIKSLPVTDKAKKVFDGYGLYLELRPPRTKTFRIAYYWEGKRKVLTIGQYPKVSLSQARMRALEVKELLKEGFDPNPRKKTVIKKTHTFSELSKEYLEILTPNVAPRRIVKLRGILENWVLPTLGSMQVQYIERADILDLILDLNKNAPKSVPENVLSVIKGVMDFAVDKGSIQYSCYSPSIKKYLTKYIQKSHPHLDEEELPKLFNDLETSNSKPYILIALKLMILLFPRASELRYAKWIDLDLEKGILNIPSERMKGIKHHKEAGILERQIMLSTQAISLLEKLKPLTGYSENLFPNVSNKGVISDGTMNKILNSLGYKKRQDIHGFRGLASTILNTKYPDKRYIIELCLAHSVGNQVERAYNHSKQLEHQKEVWQLWGNLLVSKGLVI, from the coding sequence ATGAGAAGATTAACTGATTTTTTAATTAAATCTTTACCAGTAACTGATAAGGCTAAAAAGGTTTTTGATGGTTACGGATTGTATCTAGAACTACGTCCTCCAAGAACTAAAACCTTTAGAATTGCTTATTACTGGGAAGGTAAACGCAAGGTTCTCACAATTGGACAATATCCTAAAGTCTCTTTATCTCAAGCTAGAATGCGTGCTTTAGAGGTAAAGGAATTATTAAAAGAAGGGTTTGACCCTAATCCAAGAAAAAAAACCGTAATCAAAAAAACTCACACCTTTAGTGAATTATCTAAAGAGTATTTAGAAATTCTCACTCCTAACGTTGCACCAAGGCGGATTGTTAAACTTAGAGGAATACTTGAAAACTGGGTTTTACCTACTTTAGGAAGCATGCAGGTTCAATATATTGAAAGGGCGGATATCTTAGATTTAATTTTAGATCTAAATAAAAATGCCCCAAAATCTGTACCCGAAAATGTGCTTAGTGTTATCAAAGGCGTTATGGATTTTGCTGTTGATAAGGGATCAATTCAATACTCTTGCTACTCACCAAGTATTAAGAAATACTTAACTAAATATATCCAAAAGTCACATCCTCATTTAGATGAAGAGGAATTGCCTAAATTATTTAATGATTTAGAAACTTCTAATTCTAAACCTTATATTCTAATTGCCTTAAAACTTATGATTTTGTTATTTCCTAGAGCCTCTGAACTAAGATATGCTAAATGGATTGATTTAGATCTTGAAAAAGGTATTCTTAATATTCCAAGTGAAAGAATGAAGGGAATAAAACATCATAAAGAAGCTGGCATACTTGAGAGACAAATAATGCTATCAACTCAAGCAATCTCTCTTTTAGAAAAGCTAAAACCTCTAACTGGATACTCTGAAAATCTCTTTCCAAATGTAAGCAATAAAGGCGTTATATCCGACGGAACCATGAATAAGATACTTAATTCATTAGGATATAAAAAAAGACAAGATATACACGGCTTTAGAGGACTTGCAAGTACTATATTAAACACTAAGTATCCTGATAAAAGATACATTATTGAATTGTGTTTAGCACATAGTGTTGGCAATCAAGTTGAGAGAGCGTATAACCACTCAAAGCAATTAGAACATCAAAAAGAAGTATGGCAATTATGGGGAAACCTTTTAGTATCTAAAGGTTTGGTAATTTAG
- a CDS encoding HD domain-containing protein, with the protein MGELVKKARDLAYKLHSNQVDISGAPYVNHLKFVAEQLLDYSEIVQAVAWLHDSVEDTDITIEEISDIFGTEVAQAVEAITKRHKEKYKDYITRVKNNNIARVVKLADLEHNMDLGRLKAITDSDLRRLQKYKFARQFLLS; encoded by the coding sequence TTGGGAGAGTTAGTAAAAAAAGCCCGTGACTTAGCTTACAAGTTACATTCAAATCAGGTTGATATCTCTGGTGCTCCATACGTTAATCACTTAAAGTTTGTAGCTGAACAGCTACTAGATTATTCGGAAATTGTCCAAGCAGTTGCGTGGCTTCATGATTCTGTTGAAGATACTGATATTACGATTGAAGAAATTTCTGACATATTTGGTACTGAAGTGGCTCAGGCCGTAGAAGCTATAACCAAACGTCATAAGGAAAAATACAAGGATTATATAACCAGAGTTAAAAACAATAATATAGCAAGGGTGGTTAAACTTGCTGACTTAGAACATAACATGGATTTAGGTCGTTTAAAGGCGATCACAGACAGTGATTTAAGACGACTTCAAAAATATAAATTTGCCCGTCAATTTTTGTTGAGTTAA
- the dapA gene encoding 4-hydroxy-tetrahydrodipicolinate synthase — protein sequence MIDNSSYPVFKGSLVAMITPMTPTGDIDREAFKRLIDWHVEEGSDALIIVGTSGESPTIDFQEHVELVKLAVEHSDGRIPIIAGTGGNSTKEAIFLANHAKQSGATAGLSVVPYYNKPTQEGLYQHYKAISENSDLPIILYNVPGRTVIDMKNDTVLRLAELQNIIGIKDATGDLSRITELVSHKPEYFQIYSGDDPTAAALILMGAQANITVTGNIAPKLMHELCFAALEWDITKVREISSKLDHLNHLLFMEPNPIPIKYAVHKIGKSQLGYRLPLTPISEGLASKIDLALKNLNLI from the coding sequence ATGATTGATAACTCTAGCTATCCTGTTTTTAAAGGTAGTCTTGTTGCGATGATTACCCCAATGACTCCTACGGGAGATATAGACAGGGAGGCCTTTAAAAGATTGATAGATTGGCATGTAGAGGAAGGCTCTGATGCTTTGATTATTGTTGGAACTTCTGGAGAATCACCTACCATCGATTTCCAAGAGCATGTTGAATTGGTAAAACTAGCTGTTGAGCATTCAGATGGGCGCATACCAATTATCGCAGGCACAGGTGGTAACTCTACCAAAGAAGCAATTTTCTTAGCTAATCATGCTAAACAATCTGGAGCTACTGCAGGTCTATCTGTTGTGCCTTATTACAATAAACCTACTCAAGAGGGACTTTATCAGCACTACAAAGCTATATCTGAAAACTCTGATCTTCCTATAATTCTTTATAACGTCCCTGGTAGAACTGTTATTGATATGAAAAATGATACTGTTCTAAGACTGGCAGAATTACAAAATATTATTGGGATAAAAGATGCTACAGGTGATTTATCACGCATTACTGAACTTGTTTCACACAAACCCGAATATTTTCAAATATATTCTGGCGATGATCCCACTGCAGCTGCTTTAATACTGATGGGGGCTCAGGCGAATATTACGGTAACGGGTAACATTGCTCCCAAATTAATGCATGAACTGTGCTTTGCAGCTCTAGAGTGGGATATAACTAAAGTTAGAGAAATTAGTTCAAAACTTGATCATCTAAATCATCTTTTATTTATGGAACCAAATCCCATACCTATAAAATATGCGGTTCACAAAATAGGCAAATCTCAATTAGGATATAGATTACCTTTAACTCCTATTTCAGAAGGTCTAGCTAGTAAAATTGACCTAGCTTTAAAAAATTTAAATTTGATTTAA
- the bamC gene encoding outer membrane protein assembly factor BamC, producing the protein MNIKNKTLILSALIAGFVLAGCESTGELLPEKEVDYKSAVRGDPLSLPPDLSSAAITPQYSTRDGQASALTFNEALEKDKANKAKGNVVLPQSDNMRIISEGSRRWLQIDADPNDVYPLLLSFWGDLGFTIDQDRPEVGIIRTDWAEDRAKIPDTLLRRTLGSIIDNVYDSGERERFTTRIERVNGRSEVFISNERMEETAMDRNQDTFKWLPAPEDQDLNALMLARLMKHLGASDSLAQTAYQGIDFKKSKKQKEDERIQRAKEREKAYKEKLKEEKANAKSAKASEMSDINSSTTEAPVITGGPSTTPISKEEKVAQIVNSSRPVTFNPDDVALELPHSGNSFEVVKNAITKAGFNVQSLNASSKTIDILYLDTDTGEKREASNPLSRLWGDKGNLTPLPYKIVVNDEATRSFIRVMDPKGSPDNSNTAKRILTVINDNL; encoded by the coding sequence ATGAATATAAAAAATAAAACACTCATACTATCTGCCCTAATAGCTGGGTTTGTTCTTGCTGGCTGTGAATCTACAGGCGAATTACTGCCAGAAAAAGAGGTAGATTATAAAAGTGCAGTGAGAGGAGACCCTTTGTCATTGCCACCTGATTTATCTTCGGCAGCCATTACTCCTCAATACTCAACTAGAGATGGTCAAGCTTCTGCTCTAACATTTAACGAAGCCCTAGAAAAGGACAAAGCTAACAAAGCTAAAGGAAATGTAGTACTTCCACAAAGCGATAATATGCGCATTATTTCTGAAGGGTCTAGACGCTGGTTACAAATTGATGCTGACCCTAACGACGTTTATCCTTTGTTATTGTCTTTTTGGGGTGATTTAGGTTTCACTATAGATCAAGATAGACCAGAAGTTGGAATTATCCGTACTGACTGGGCAGAAGATAGAGCAAAAATTCCTGATACACTTCTTCGTAGGACATTGGGTAGCATTATCGATAACGTGTACGATAGTGGAGAACGTGAACGATTTACTACTCGTATTGAGAGGGTTAACGGTAGGTCAGAAGTGTTTATATCAAATGAGCGCATGGAAGAAACTGCAATGGACAGAAATCAAGACACATTTAAGTGGCTTCCTGCTCCAGAAGATCAGGATTTAAATGCCTTAATGCTTGCTCGCTTGATGAAGCATCTAGGTGCTAGCGATTCATTAGCTCAAACCGCTTATCAGGGCATTGATTTCAAAAAATCTAAAAAACAAAAAGAAGATGAAAGAATCCAAAGAGCTAAGGAACGCGAAAAAGCTTATAAGGAAAAATTAAAAGAGGAAAAAGCTAATGCTAAATCTGCAAAAGCTTCCGAAATGTCAGATATAAATTCCTCTACTACGGAAGCACCAGTTATTACGGGCGGTCCTTCTACTACACCTATATCTAAAGAAGAAAAAGTAGCTCAAATCGTCAACTCTTCACGTCCTGTGACTTTTAATCCAGATGATGTGGCATTAGAGCTTCCTCATAGTGGTAATAGTTTTGAGGTAGTAAAAAATGCCATAACTAAGGCAGGTTTTAATGTTCAAAGTCTAAACGCCTCTAGCAAGACGATTGATATCTTATATTTAGATACTGATACTGGAGAAAAAAGAGAGGCATCTAACCCTCTAAGTAGATTGTGGGGAGACAAAGGTAATCTGACCCCTCTTCCTTACAAGATTGTTGTTAACGACGAGGCAACCAGAAGCTTTATAAGGGTTATGGATCCAAAGGGAAGTCCTGATAACTCAAACACAGCTAAGCGAATTCTTACTGTAATTAACGATAATCTGTAA
- a CDS encoding SrfA family protein, with protein MSALLRSGELKNYTALGQDGQPVYTVATQFRNAVKFKCGEKFANFLAVPQRNEIGNVIDWYVPFESSRADGSHQIIPWTSATDEERQVALAELEDFKIKMEQLGKDFAKSSSNDQQIFSRLLYLPNGDLKDQLTAIRFPNNEHIYLVDGRPVITFWGFIDKNRAPYSDPFIQLHSNFQPVQPSPTVAVPAALPPKKSYWLWWLLLLLLLLLIAGGVYWFYFKDHGKKSIGGINVPDKTIIQNEKGVKSKDPNKITGSDTNNPPTPTPTPTPTPTPNPVTTDKNIKVTEDPNKITGVDNLTIDTDCKNPITYYKLSSTSWLDEKGKVITVKPRDCDKVLPFKDNNLYTYRDGRWYYTSNGSVVSDIDLLNSLKPVDLSDLSTTGETNIVGSDGVIDPALGVGKDSKTSTTDDTTSDSKTSGTNEDKSEDKDKDPNKGETPVPDPLADNNIVPDSNLNDPTKPNDPTKPVDEEKPSNKGDTADPNNPNDPKNPNDPTKPLVAPVDPGSLDTTTNGPGKTTTASGNPDTKPLELTEQNLNSGDLKFLKGNWSSNSGLQDGATGRPLRLAYNFDDKGNGTVKLNRGDGVSCETGVNSNTVKGQLQINAVGNAKCTDGSSYELPKVTCKAGNSGNADCRGSYGEGKSFPIQIKTN; from the coding sequence ATGAGTGCATTACTTAGAAGTGGTGAGCTAAAAAATTACACGGCCTTAGGTCAAGATGGGCAACCTGTATATACCGTTGCCACCCAGTTCAGAAATGCCGTTAAATTTAAGTGCGGTGAGAAATTCGCAAATTTCCTTGCTGTTCCACAACGAAATGAAATTGGCAATGTTATCGATTGGTACGTTCCATTTGAGAGCTCAAGAGCTGATGGATCACATCAGATAATCCCTTGGACTTCTGCTACTGATGAAGAGCGACAAGTTGCACTTGCTGAACTTGAAGATTTCAAAATCAAAATGGAGCAGTTAGGTAAAGATTTTGCAAAATCAAGCAGTAATGATCAGCAGATATTTTCTAGGCTTCTTTACTTGCCAAATGGTGATTTAAAAGATCAATTAACTGCTATTAGATTTCCTAATAATGAGCATATCTACCTAGTTGATGGTAGACCTGTTATTACATTCTGGGGTTTTATTGATAAAAACCGAGCCCCATATTCGGATCCATTCATACAATTGCATTCAAATTTTCAACCTGTTCAGCCGTCACCGACAGTGGCCGTTCCTGCGGCATTGCCACCTAAGAAAAGCTATTGGTTGTGGTGGCTTCTATTGTTATTGCTACTTTTATTAATTGCGGGTGGTGTTTACTGGTTTTATTTTAAAGACCACGGCAAGAAATCTATTGGGGGAATAAATGTACCTGACAAAACTATTATTCAGAATGAAAAAGGTGTTAAATCAAAAGACCCTAATAAAATAACAGGTAGCGACACAAACAACCCTCCTACTCCTACTCCTACTCCTACTCCTACTCCTACGCCCAACCCTGTAACTACAGACAAAAATATAAAAGTAACTGAGGACCCTAATAAAATTACAGGTGTTGATAATCTAACTATCGATACCGACTGCAAAAATCCGATTACATATTACAAATTATCTAGTACATCTTGGTTGGATGAGAAAGGTAAAGTTATCACTGTTAAACCTAGAGACTGCGATAAGGTATTGCCATTTAAAGATAATAATTTGTATACCTATAGAGATGGAAGATGGTATTACACCTCAAATGGCAGTGTAGTTAGTGATATAGATTTACTAAATAGTCTTAAGCCTGTTGACCTATCTGATTTATCTACAACTGGAGAAACAAATATTGTTGGGTCAGATGGGGTTATTGATCCTGCATTAGGGGTAGGTAAAGATAGTAAAACTAGTACCACTGATGATACTACTTCGGATAGTAAAACATCTGGTACAAATGAAGACAAATCAGAAGATAAGGACAAAGATCCTAATAAGGGCGAGACTCCAGTTCCTGATCCACTAGCAGATAATAATATAGTACCTGATTCAAATTTAAATGATCCTACAAAACCTAACGATCCTACAAAACCTGTAGATGAAGAAAAACCCTCGAACAAGGGAGACACTGCAGATCCAAATAACCCTAATGACCCTAAAAATCCAAACGATCCCACAAAACCATTAGTAGCTCCAGTTGACCCTGGAAGTTTAGATACTACGACTAATGGACCAGGAAAAACTACTACTGCTAGCGGAAATCCAGATACTAAACCTTTGGAGTTGACCGAGCAAAACCTCAATTCTGGAGATCTAAAATTCCTTAAAGGTAATTGGTCATCAAACTCAGGGCTTCAAGATGGTGCTACTGGTCGTCCTCTTCGTCTTGCTTATAACTTTGACGATAAGGGCAATGGTACTGTAAAACTTAATCGCGGTGATGGTGTGTCATGCGAGACAGGCGTTAACTCTAACACAGTAAAAGGTCAGTTACAGATTAATGCAGTCGGTAATGCAAAATGTACTGACGGTAGTTCTTATGAATTACCAAAAGTTACATGTAAAGCAGGTAATAGTGGAAATGCTGATTGTAGAGGTTCATACGGTGAGGGTAAATCATTTCCAATCCAAATCAAAACTAACTAA